Proteins found in one Triticum urartu cultivar G1812 chromosome 4, Tu2.1, whole genome shotgun sequence genomic segment:
- the LOC125553230 gene encoding F-box/FBD/LRR-repeat protein At1g13570-like, which yields MGNILNFTTAVSDHCRPGQLCRGSGSSSSSRIATHQLESLSILAFRALLCKHIQRHEAFRRKRVASGQFQLLSILLCGDIHAKGIAADDRFKLCGILICGVISDYIVYDPKEPHVDLWSCHPRKIHRGGSSRIASHQFEPLIILAFRAILEHIWQHKSFVQKQIANGRFQLLSILLCGAIHAKGIVASDQCKMCGLLLCGVMSDYFCDDAKDPPTDVLRDLPEGLLWTIFSMLPLDAAVRTSALSRQWRYLWTDCPKLSFDGNTLCSKKNHGKQVYTPLFIHIVNRVLEQCRGKFVEGLAIKIELNCMLVEYLDNWVRFAVSSGTKALVFDLAPEERQLVGRDDRYRFPFELLDKESICRLQKIHLSFVDFQPPMQFRGFPNLQKLDLNLVNVSGKDILHMLSNCCNLEWLSIVRCHLNSELEVNCPLPHLLYLKIVSCNITSIVFDAVNLVTFKYKGRAVPIDLSKSSELVCADIWFGRVTFGHAIAVLAKVLTSVQHLILDTACKPQKIPRLMHHRCEFSQMTYLQLRLVYVEEFDILSLISFMRSAPFIEKLELHFCFPGYVRLAQELEPIRKLPEHLFNNLKSLHVTGFKACIGQVELLSHMVENAPALEVLSIDNSDKYPLEGHEKNAKTVVDLVHRIVRRYLEGKISPKCTLILL from the exons ATGGGGAACATCCTCAATTTCACAACTGCTGTGTCAGATCATTGCCGTCCAGGGCAACTATGCCgaggcagcggcagcagcagcagcagcagaatAGCAACTCATCAGCTCGAATCGTTGAGCATTCTGGCTTTTAGAGCTTTATTATGCAAGCACATACAAAGGCATGAAGCGTTCCGTCGAAAGCGGGTAGCCAGCGGTCAGTTTCAACTGCTGAGTATTCTGCTTTGCGGAGACATCCATGCCAAGGGAATAGCGGCTGACGATCGGTTTAAACTGTGTGGCATTCTGATCTGTGGAGTTATATCCGACTACATCGTGTATGACCCAAAGGAACCACATGTTGATCTGTGGAGTTGCCATCCAAGGAAAATCCACAGAGGGGGAAGCAGCAGAATAGCAAGCCACCAGTTTGAACCGTTGATCATCCTGGCTTTCAGAGCTATATTGGAGCACATATGGCAACATAAATCGTTTGTTCAAAAGCAGATAGCCAATGGCCGGTTCCAGCTCCTGAGCATTCTGCTCTGCGGAGCAATCCATGCCAAGGGAATCGTAGCAAGTGATCAGTGTAAAATGTGTGGCCTTCTGCTATGCGGAGTTATGTCTGACTACTTCTGTGATGATGCAAAGGACCCACCGACTGATGTGCTTCGAGACCTTCCAGAG GGCTTACTTTGGACAATTTTTTCAATGTTGCCTCTAGATGCGGCTGTTAGGACCAGTGCCTTGTCAAGGCAATGGAGATACTTGTGGACAGATTGTCCTAAACTGAGTTTCGATGGAAATACATTATGCAGCAAGAAAAATCATGGGAAACAAGTATATACTCCCCTGTTCATTCACATTGTTAATAGGGTCTTGGAACAGTGCCGTGGCAAGTTTGTTGAAGGGCTCGCAATCAAAATTGAGCTGAACTGCATGTTGGTTGAATATCTTGATAATTGGGTCCGTTTCGCAGTATCATCTGGGACAAAGGCACTAGTTTTTGATTTAGCACCAGAAGAGCGTCAACTTGTAGGCCGTGATGATCGCTACAGATTCCCATTTGAGCTTTTAGACAAGGAAAGTATATGCCGTCTGCAGAAAATACATCTTAGTTTTGTAGATTTCCAGCCACCAATGCAGTTCAGAGGTTTCCCTAACCTACAGAAGCTTGACCTTAACTTAGTGAATGTCAGTGGGAAGGATATTCTACATATGCTGTCAAACTGCTGTAACCTAGAGTGGCTGAGTATTGTTAGATGCCATCTCAATAGTGAACTAGAGGTTAACTGCCCACTGCCTCATCTGCTATACTTGAAAATTGTGTCCTGCAATATAACAAGTATAGTGTTCGATGCAGTGAACCTTGTGACTTTTAAATACAAAGGAAGAGCTGTGCCTATTGACCTGAGTAAATCATCAGAACTAGTATGTGCTGATATATGGTTTGGTAGAGTCACTTTTGGGCACGCTATTGCTGTACTTGCTAAAGTGCTTACAAGTGTGCAACATCTGATCCTTGATACGGCCTGTAAACCACAAAAG ATTCCCCGTTTGATGCATCACCGATGCGAGTTTTCTCAGATGACATATTTACAGTTGAGGTTGGTCTATGTTGAAGAATTCGATATCTTATCTCTGATCTCTTTTATGAGGTCTGCTCCTTTCATTGAGAAGTTAGAGCTGCAC TTTTGTTTCCCTGGTTACGTGCGTTTGGCACAAGAACTTGAACCTATCAGGAAGCTACCGGAGCATCTGTTCAACAATTTGAAGAGTTTACATGTTACAGGATTTAAAGCATGCATTGGCCAAGTTGAGTTACTTTCGCACATGGTGGAAAATGCCCCTGCATTGGAGGTTTTAAGTATAGATAATTCAGACAAATATCCCCTAGAAGGGCATGAAAAGAACGCAAAAACTGTCGTTGATTTGGTCCATAGAATTGTTAGAAGGTATCTTGAAGGAAAGATTTCGCCCAAGTGCACCTTAATATTACTTTAG